A region from the Acanthopagrus latus isolate v.2019 chromosome 8, fAcaLat1.1, whole genome shotgun sequence genome encodes:
- the LOC119024948 gene encoding low choriolytic enzyme-like isoform X1 yields the protein MKCTLGFLALLAVSARTRAGPGRHEVHVGSPGSAHSLSLDQGGGENHSWSAQSDTLSPCLQVVKKADAGNNNEDEGKLTVAEQLEKANNNLNRYHDGIRIRDDIIVARHRTKRSTKPSTLHDRLWPKSSDGKVYIPYIIANHYPSEELDIIKKGIDSFSSSTCIRFLPRTTEKDFLYIQSLNGCYSYLGRQGYGQIVSLSLQGCIYLGTVQHELLHALGFNHEHCRSDRDQHVQVLLQNVMKGQDFNFKKVNTLNQETPYDYSSVMHYGRLAFSKDDHNPTMVAVPKSNSEFGTATEMNQNDINRINLLYCSD from the exons ATGAAGTGCACCCTGGGTTTCCTGGCCCTGCTTGCAGTCTCAGCTCGGACCAGGGCAGGG CCAGGCAGACATGAAGTACATGTTGGGTCTCCTGGTTCTGCTCACAGTCTCAGCCTGGACCAAGGCGGGGGCGAGAACCACAGCTGGAGCGCTCAGTCAG ACACGCTGTCACCCTGTTTGCAGGTTGTAAAGAAAGCGGATGCTGGCAATAACAACGAAGACGAGGGAAAACTGACCGTcgcagagcagctggagaaagCCAACAACAATCTCA ACCGTTACCATGATGGCATTAGGATAAGAGATGACATCATCGTCGCTCGTCATCGCACCAAGAGAAGCACCAAACCCTCCACCCTGCATGATCGTCTGTGGCCTAAATCCAGCGATGGCAAAGTTTATATACCCTATATCATCGCTAACCACTACC CCTCTGAGGAGCTGGATATCATCAAAAAAGGCATCgactccttctcctcctccacctgcattCGCTTCCTTCCCCGCACCACCGAGAAGGACTTTCTCTACATTCAGTCTCTGAATGG ATGTTACTCCTACTTGGGCCGCCAGGGTTACGGGCAGATAGTGTCTCTGAGCCTCCAAGGCTGCATTTACCTCGGGACGGTCCAGCACGAGCTGCTCCACGCTCTGGGCTTCAACCACGAGCACTGTCGCTCCGACCGGGACCAGCATGTCCAGGTCCTGCTGCAGAATGTCATGAAAG GTCAGGATTTTAACTTCAAAAAGGTCAACACTCTGAACCAGGAGACTCCATACGACTACAGCTCCGTCATGCACTACGGCAG GCTGGCTTTCTCCAAGGACGACCACAACCCCACCATGGTGGCTGTCCCAAAGTCCAATTCTGAGTTCGGCACGGCTACAGAGATGAACCAAAACGACATCAACCGCATCAACCTGCTGTACTGCAGCGACTAG
- the LOC119024948 gene encoding low choriolytic enzyme-like isoform X2, giving the protein MKYMLGLLVLLTVSAWTKAGARTTAGALSQVVKKADAGNNNEDEGKLTVAEQLEKANNNLNRYHDGIRIRDDIIVARHRTKRSTKPSTLHDRLWPKSSDGKVYIPYIIANHYPSEELDIIKKGIDSFSSSTCIRFLPRTTEKDFLYIQSLNGCYSYLGRQGYGQIVSLSLQGCIYLGTVQHELLHALGFNHEHCRSDRDQHVQVLLQNVMKGQDFNFKKVNTLNQETPYDYSSVMHYGRLAFSKDDHNPTMVAVPKSNSEFGTATEMNQNDINRINLLYCSD; this is encoded by the exons ATGAAGTACATGTTGGGTCTCCTGGTTCTGCTCACAGTCTCAGCCTGGACCAAGGCGGGGGCGAGAACCACAGCTGGAGCGCTCAGTCAG GTTGTAAAGAAAGCGGATGCTGGCAATAACAACGAAGACGAGGGAAAACTGACCGTcgcagagcagctggagaaagCCAACAACAATCTCA ACCGTTACCATGATGGCATTAGGATAAGAGATGACATCATCGTCGCTCGTCATCGCACCAAGAGAAGCACCAAACCCTCCACCCTGCATGATCGTCTGTGGCCTAAATCCAGCGATGGCAAAGTTTATATACCCTATATCATCGCTAACCACTACC CCTCTGAGGAGCTGGATATCATCAAAAAAGGCATCgactccttctcctcctccacctgcattCGCTTCCTTCCCCGCACCACCGAGAAGGACTTTCTCTACATTCAGTCTCTGAATGG ATGTTACTCCTACTTGGGCCGCCAGGGTTACGGGCAGATAGTGTCTCTGAGCCTCCAAGGCTGCATTTACCTCGGGACGGTCCAGCACGAGCTGCTCCACGCTCTGGGCTTCAACCACGAGCACTGTCGCTCCGACCGGGACCAGCATGTCCAGGTCCTGCTGCAGAATGTCATGAAAG GTCAGGATTTTAACTTCAAAAAGGTCAACACTCTGAACCAGGAGACTCCATACGACTACAGCTCCGTCATGCACTACGGCAG GCTGGCTTTCTCCAAGGACGACCACAACCCCACCATGGTGGCTGTCCCAAAGTCCAATTCTGAGTTCGGCACGGCTACAGAGATGAACCAAAACGACATCAACCGCATCAACCTGCTGTACTGCAGCGACTAG
- the LOC119024950 gene encoding high choriolytic enzyme 1-like, producing MDVKCILGLAVLVAVSALAEREALTISEQIERVNRNIVRSPGDPYLEDDVAYNSEAERNADPCTSSGCMWPKSADGYVYVPYAVSRVYTSREVAIIDRGLQSFHEFSCIRFVRRTSQKEFLNIRSLNGCYSFIGRLGYGQDLSLSRSGCVYHHLVQHEVLHALGFHHEQKRSDRDQYIRVQLENVTPGLEHNFDKINTLNQDTPYDYGSVMHYHQYAFSKNNLPTLVAIPDSSVEFGLATEMSQMDIIRLNKLYKC from the exons atGGATGTGAAGTGCATTCTGGGCCTTGCGGTCCTGGTGGCTGTGTCAGCTTTGGCTGAGAGGGAG GCTTTGACTATTTCAGAGCAAATTGAGAGAGTGAACAGGAATATTG TCCGTTCGCCTGGTGATCCATATCTGGAGGACGATGTTGCCTATAATtctgaggctgagagaaacGCTGACCCCTGCACATCGAGTGGCTGCATGTGGCCCAAGTCTGCCGATGGGTACGTCTACGTGCCCTACGCCGTCTCCAGAGTGTACA CTTCTCGTGAGGTGGCAATCATTGATCGAGGTCTGCAGTCCTTCCATGAATTCTCTTGTATCCGCTTTGTGAGACGCACCTCCCAGAAAGAGTTCCTGAATATCCGATCCCTTAATGG GTGCTACTCCTTCATTGGCCGTCTTGGCTACGGACAGgatctgtctctgtctcgctcGGGCTGTGTTTATCACCATCTTGTGCAGCATGAGGTGCTCCATGCCCTGGGCTTCCACCATGAGCAGAAACGATCTGACCGCGACCAGTACATCCGTGTCCAGCTGGAGAACGTCACCCCTG GATTGGAGCACAACTTTGACAAAATCAATACTCTGAACCAGGACACCCCCTACGACTACGGCTCTGTCATGCATTACCACCA GTACGCTTTCTCAAAGAACAACCTGCCCACCTTGGTGGCCATCCCTGACTCCAGCGTCGAGTTCGGCCTGGCCACCGAGATGAGCCAGATGGACATCATCAGACTCAACAAGCTGTACAAGTGCTGA